In Camelina sativa cultivar DH55 chromosome 16, Cs, whole genome shotgun sequence, a single window of DNA contains:
- the LOC104753899 gene encoding E3 ubiquitin-protein ligase RNF181-like, translated as MKSRLGNLRLYKFDVPSESDVGVMIISYGSVHLSERFQLTRCTRRGRGRGSKAGLSKSFVDSLNWSFSAQHESNITKQIFDYIVSNFSFKDLDMVPPADEDARARLVPIVAPTTEIVDCYQSPELCHLCEKGYPKEDEIVHKTKCNHIFHATCISRYLLHTPRCPVCSLELPPVDMRSLLFF; from the exons ATGAAATCACGTCTAGGTAATCTCAGGCTTTACAAGTTTGATGTGCCTTCTGAGTCTGATGTCGGAGTTATGATAATAAGCTATGGAAGTGTACACTTGAGTGAACGGTTTCAGTTGACGCGATGCACACgaagaggacgaggaagaggttCAAAAGCTGGATTGTCCAAATCATTCGTAGATTCCCTCAATTGGTCTTTCTCGGCGCAACATGAGTCCAACATAACTAAACAGATCTTCGATTATATTGTCTCCAATTTTTCGTTCAAGGATCTTGATATGGTACCTCCGGC CGATGAAGATGCAAGAGCAAGACTCGTACCAATTGTTGCACCAACGACTGAGATCGTAGATTGTTATCAAAGTCCGGAACTGTGTCATCTATGTGAAAAAGGGTATCCGAAAGAAGACGAGATTGttcataaaacaaaatgcaatCACATCTTTCACGCAACTTGTATCTCTCGTTACTTGTTGCACACTCCTCGATGCCCTGTTTGCTCCCTT GAA